A stretch of DNA from Lotus japonicus ecotype B-129 chromosome 4, LjGifu_v1.2:
TATTTCAAAATTAATGGCCACATTTTGTGTTTGTATAACAGAAAGTGGAATTGTTCAAGCTTTTGCTCTAACTCTTCACTATTAGTTTACATAAAGCAAACATTAAACAAGACATTTTATAAGCATACTGGACTTGTGAGATCGCGATATATTTTGACTCTTTCACTtccaattttctttttaataagcAGTCACTTTCAAATGTATACAAGAAAAAACGTCACTTAGGTTGTCACAAATGGCAAAACCCTTGACATTGTCGAAATAGATACTGATGCtatattttttaaacaaaaactTGAAAGAGCTAATCCAATAGAAACTTCAAATGAGTACTAACTTGTAATTTATAGTCAAGTGGCTTTAATATGACGTTAGTGATGTTTACATTTCATAATAAAATCACAATTCACAGTTTGACTAGCAATGTAGAAGCCTGCGGCGGTGCATGCAGCACCTTACAAATGGCACTCATTCATTCATCCACTGTCGGATCTCAACCACAACCTCTCAATCATCCTAACCCTTAATTTTGCAAGGGCACTCATGTCCTTCCAATTTACACACCACTATAAATGTAAGTAACCAACCTTGCTTCTTCCAAGTCCAAGCTACTCTTGTGGTTAGTTACAGGGAGAGCCAGTGACAGTTGAAAAGCTACTCGAGTTCTCATATTAAATCCAGAAAATGCGTGAGATTCTTCACATTCAGGGAGGGCAGTGTGGGAACCAGATAGGATCAAAGTTCTGGGAAGTGGTGTGTGACGAGCATGGGATTGACCCCATAGGGCAGTACGTAGGGAACTCAGAACTTCAACTTGAAAGAGTGAATGTTTATTACAACGAGGGCAGCAATGGACGTTACGTGCCACGGGCAGTGCTGATGGACCTTGAGCCTGGCACCATGGATGCTGTCCGGACCGGCCCTTATGGCCAGATTTTCCGGCCGGATAACTTTGTTTTCGGGCAGTCGGGTGCTGGCAACAATTTCGCCAAGGGACATTACACTGAGGGTGCTGAGCTCATTGACTCTGTTCTTGATGTTGTCAGGAAGGAGGTTGAGAATTGTGACTGCTTGCAAGGTAACTAACAACACCAAACATATATCATGTATGGGAGGATTTTTGGCTCTCAGCTCAGGCATATAAGATCttgatttattttgtttatttttggtttGGAATATAGGATTTCAAGTGTGCCACTCTCTTGGAGGGGGAACAGGTTCTGGAATGGGAACTCTGCTCATATCAAAGATGAGAGAGGAATACCCGGATCGAATGATGCTTACCTTCTCTGTCTTTCCATCTCCAAAGGTATCAGACACAGTTGTGGAGCCTTATAATGCTACCCTTTCTGTTCACCAGTTGGTGGAGAATGCCGATGAGTGTATGGTCCTTGATAACGAAGCACTGTATGATATCTGCTTCAGGACCCTCAAGCTCACTACCCCAAGCTGTAAGTTTAATGTCAATGACATTCTTAATCTACTTTGTTTTTTCTTCCCTTTCTTCTTGATGAGTTATTTGTCTTGCTAATTTCCTTCAGTTGGAGACTTGAATCATTTGATATCAGCAACAATGAGTGGAGTTACATGTTGCTTAAGATTCCCGGGTCAGCTCAACTCAGACCTGAGGAAGCTAGCTGTGAATTTGATACCATTTCCAAGACTTCACTTCTTCATGGTGGGTTTTGCTCCCCTGACATCTCGAGGATCACAGAACTACCGTGCCCTTTCTGTCCCGGAACTGACACAGCAGATGTGGGATGCCAAGAACATGATGTGTGCAGCTGATCCGCGCCATGGTCGTTACTTGACAGCCTCAGCTGTGTTCAGAGGAAAAATGAGCACAAAAGAAGTTGATGAACAGATTATGAATGTGCAGAACAAGAACTCATCCTACTTTGTTGAGTGGATTCCCAACAATGTTAAGTCCAGTGTCTGTGACATCCCACCTAGGGGCCTTTCGATGGCTGCAACTTTTGTGGGGAACTCAACTTCTATACAGGAGATGTTTAGGAGAGTGAGTGAGCAATTCACAGCCATGTTCAGGAGGAAAGCCTTCTTGCACTGGTATACGGGAGAAGGAATGGATGAGATGGAATTCACTGAAGCAGAGAGCAACATGAATGACCTTGTTGCTGAGTATCAACAGTACCAGGATGCCTCAGCTGATGAAGAAGCTGattatgaagatgaagaagagagtATACAAAGCTAAAGATGTTCGACCAACCTAATGCTTCTCATGCTGCAAGCAGTATTTAATCGTTGATGTTAAGTTCTTTGGCTTTCTAAATGTTTGTCCAGTTTGTGGTAGCTGCAGAGATTGCAGTTCACATGTTTTATGCGCTCAACTATACTTACCTCATGGTGTTTATCTGAGTTTTGTCCGAAAATAATGTGGCACTAGAGTAGTCACTAGAGCACAATATCAAGTTAAATACAAAACCagaaaataattatccttttataACAAGTAGTAAAATAAGTAAGGTTCAAAAGTTTTATAATTATACCAAAACAGAAAGAAGTATAAAAATGAAACTAACTCAAAGGCTCAAACTCTGATGAGtttctaataataattttttttattacaggCTATCTCCAGAGATAATATCTTCGTGATCATGTTATGTCAACAACTCAATGTAATATGATTGAACTCTAGCCATGTacattatatacattttaaaACTCATACTCACAGCATTCCCTGGAACAGACATTTTGATTAACTGCATTAGCAGTCTTGAATACATTTGAGTTGTCCTTCCCTATGTTTCAGTTATATCAATACCACTGAAGTTTATCTATTCTAAAAAATTCACTATTAACAAAAGGAGAATTAAATTTAAGGACCGAAAAAGTTTATCATGTTCAAAGGTTTGGTTTATAGAATAAATACCTCTGGCAATCTTGTCCGAAAGTCAGTATATTTTGTCAAGGTCTTCCAGACCAAACTTTTGAAATGAAAAACCATAATCTTTATTATTCTAAATGATGAATGTGCTTTTTAGGTCCCAAATGAATTTCTCCCTTAAAGGGCCTACAATGCTTCAGCAATTCATTTCAGAACTCTTTGTTTCGTTTCATCATAATGACTGAGTCTAGACGACATACGGTTCAGCTGATCGTACCCGGCAAGCACCCCAGCTCCAGCCATACCAAGAAGCATATTTGCTGTTACTCCTCGAAACAGAGCTGAAAAACCCTCTTGTTGAACAATCTCACGAAATGCATGTATTGCATTAGAGTACTTGTTTTGATGTCCAGAGGTTATCATCATCCGTCGGCGCAAAGTGTCAAAAGGGTACGCACAAACACCCGAGAAAGTTGTGATGCTCCAACCTAGCAAGAAACTAGCAAAAAACTTCCCCTGCAGAAATGAAGTCAAAAGACTCACATTAGAATAAAAGAACAGAACCAACAAAACTTCCCCTGAATTCATCAAAGTGCTAAGCTATCAAAAGATGCATATACAAAAAGATAAGAAGCAAAGAAGCTTCTGTAATAAAACACAAAATGACAAAATTAATATAACATCAACATAACATGATAAAAACACAAATCTTAaatcaaaagagaaaatcaatattttaaatgtTAGTATGTGCCATTTTGGACATAATAAAATGCtattatttttctaattatTCAGACATTTCCATTTATCTTGGTGCAGAAGTTTTAAAATTTGGCAAAAGAATTTGTAAAATACAGCTACAAGTAACAAGGGTCCGTGAAATGTCTGACATAAATAACAGTTATTGTTATGAAGTGCGTGCTTCTTAGATGAAAAGTTTATGACAAGAAAAATAGTAAACTATTTTCTTTCCAGAATGCTGTTATTTGTCATGTGTCATGAAAATAAatgtttaaaacttaaaaatcaAGAGTTCAGCATTAACCATCAATATAGCTAGCAGAGTCCAGGGCAAATGTTTGTATTTGGCAACATACCCCGTGGAACAGATCAAACATATTACACAACAAAATCAGTTAAGAGTATAGAGTATCAACTACATGTTTTTCGGTTGGCTGTGAATTATAGACCTTTTCTATAATAGTAGCAATGCTTACCTCAAAAGGCCCAACTAAAACAAGGGGCTTCATAGTGTCATAGATCCCAAAGTACATCCCTCGATACAAGGTGATTCCCAATATTGAAACCCCAAATCCCCTGTACAAGCCAGCAATTCCATCACTTGATAAGGTTTTACGGTAAACATCAACTAGTCCTTTAAACTGGCGCTGATCAGTAGCACGGCACTCCAGTGAATCAGTAGCCAATCGCGTACGTGCATAGTCTAAATGATACAAAAGCAGTGAAGTAGTCGCTCCTGCAGCACTGCCTGAAGCCACATTCCCAGCAAACCACTTAATGTGCCCGTCTTTCTCTTTGGAATATCCAAAGATGCTTTTGAAGTAACCTTTGAATGCAAAATTGAAAGCCTATAGACCAATGAACTTTTTGCTCAAACACTATTTCTAATACATGAAAGAAAATCATTATTTGAGAGACATGATCACATGAGTTGATCGGAATAGAAAGCAGTCAAATTAATGGTTTCTCTTCTATATGTATGGGCAGATGCCCAGCTAATTATATTTCACATGTGATGAGAGGAAAAACACAAAGCATGTTCAGGGGGAATAATGTACAAATTGGACATGATCACATATCAAAGAATGTGATTATTTGTCAGGTACACATTATATCATGCCATAAAATAACTATGGATAAGAAAATGAGATTAGTCTAGGCTCTGatatatataattttcaaattaattgTGAATTAGGCGGACAAAAGGCTCGTCTTACTTTAATCTCTAAGATCCATGGATGACAACAAATATAAAAACCATGAACACAAGAATTTACGCCTATTATGTGAtgtgcatttttattttttagtgaGCTGCAGAAGAAATAATTACCTGATACATTTAATGGTATATAATATAACTACATATCAGCATCCCACATAACATGTCATGTTCAttcttttgatttattttcttcaaaGATAATGTGTATGATATCTTGAAAGGAAGAGGAGATAAAAATGGTGTATGTAAAGTGAATAACTGACCTGTGTGGGGAAATATCTTATAACATTGGCCTGGTTACCTCTCCAAAAAGCAATGAGACCCTCTTCCAGGAAAACCCTTTTAAAGCCATTAGACACACCCAGGTATGGTTTTTTGAGTCGTCCTCTTTTAATCAATTCATTTTGGTTTTGCAATAAAAGCTTGACTCTCTCAATTGGTGCCACTGCACTCTTGGATATGATTGCTGCTACTCCTCCCATGAGAAAATCCTTTGAAAATGTTTCATATTGTGTAGATGTTAGCATCTTTTTTGGACTGTAGTGTTGTCTCTAATCCTGGCAGAAGTAATAGAAACTTGATCAGCAAAAAAAAGGGCATGAATACCTATGAGATGAAAATACAAATAGATAAAAGAAGGAAAACAGTGAAACTTGAAgatagatagagagagagagagagagagagagcgttcGTTGTTGGTGAAAGCATGGAATAGAATAGATAGAGCAATGTTTATGAGTGGTTGGttgattgaaattgaaatttgaaattgaaatttgatTGATTATGTGAGAAATTGAGGTTAAACAAACAGAAATTTGTGTTGTGGAaggaaccgaaccgaaccttaCCAACACCAGCAGCCAGCAACAACGTATGGTAATGGAAGGAAGAGATTCTGATCCGacagacagagagagagagagagagagagagagagagttgcaATCAATCAAAAACAAATGGTTTTGCAATTCAATGTTAACGTCACCTCT
This window harbors:
- the LOC130710510 gene encoding tubulin beta-1 chain-like, whose translation is MREILHIQGGQCGNQIGSKFWEVVCDEHGIDPIGQYVGNSELQLERVNVYYNEGSNGRYVPRAVLMDLEPGTMDAVRTGPYGQIFRPDNFVFGQSGAGNNFAKGHYTEGAELIDSVLDVVRKEVENCDCLQGFQVCHSLGGGTGSGMGTLLISKMREEYPDRMMLTFSVFPSPKVSDTVVEPYNATLSVHQLVENADECMVLDNEALYDICFRTLKLTTPSFGDLNHLISATMSGVTCCLRFPGQLNSDLRKLAVNLIPFPRLHFFMVGFAPLTSRGSQNYRALSVPELTQQMWDAKNMMCAADPRHGRYLTASAVFRGKMSTKEVDEQIMNVQNKNSSYFVEWIPNNVKSSVCDIPPRGLSMAATFVGNSTSIQEMFRRVSEQFTAMFRRKAFLHWYTGEGMDEMEFTEAESNMNDLVAEYQQYQDASADEEADYEDEEESIQS
- the LOC130710512 gene encoding ADP,ATP carrier protein ER-ANT1 encodes the protein MLTSTQYETFSKDFLMGGVAAIISKSAVAPIERVKLLLQNQNELIKRGRLKKPYLGVSNGFKRVFLEEGLIAFWRGNQANVIRYFPTQAFNFAFKGYFKSIFGYSKEKDGHIKWFAGNVASGSAAGATTSLLLYHLDYARTRLATDSLECRATDQRQFKGLVDVYRKTLSSDGIAGLYRGFGVSILGITLYRGMYFGIYDTMKPLVLVGPFEGKFFASFLLGWSITTFSGVCAYPFDTLRRRMMITSGHQNKYSNAIHAFREIVQQEGFSALFRGVTANMLLGMAGAGVLAGYDQLNRMSSRLSHYDETKQRVLK